In Aegilops tauschii subsp. strangulata cultivar AL8/78 chromosome 3, Aet v6.0, whole genome shotgun sequence, one genomic interval encodes:
- the LOC109750457 gene encoding probable potassium transporter 2 gives MDAEAGAAAAQQLPWRQHYRNLLLLAYQSFGVVYGDLSTSPLYVYKSTFSGRLRQYQDEQTVYGVLSLIFWTFTLVPLLKYVIIVLSADDNGEGGPFALYSLLCRHAKLSLIPNQQAADEELSTYYRDGFAAQHESSPWLRRFLEKHKIVKTGLLVVVLCAASMVIGDGVLTPAISVLSSMSGLQVRATGLQERSVVLLSCIVLVGLFSLQHRGTQKVAFMFAPIVIIWLFCIGGIGLYNIVHWNPNIYQAISPYYIVKFFRTTGTDGWIALGGILLSMTGSEAMFADLGHFTSASVRLAFITIIYPCLILQYMGQAAFLSKNMFHTRTSFYDSIPGPVFWPVFVVATLAAVVGSQAVISATFSIVKQCHALGCFPRVKIVHTSRWIHGQIYIPEINWILMVLCVAVTVAFGDTTLIGNAYGIACMTVMLVTTFLMSFIVIFVWQKNIIFALLFLLFFGSIETVYLSSSLMKVHQGGWVPLVLAFIFMSVMFVWHYGTKKKYQFDLQNKVSMRSILSLGPNLGIVRVPGIGLIYTELVTGVPAVFTHFVTNLPAFHEVLVFLCVKSVPVPYVQPDERYLVGRIGPKAYRMYRCIVRYGYKDVQRDDENFENMLVMSIARFIMMEAEDVSSSASYDIANEGRMAVIRTTDDAGTPLGMRDLGGLAESISTTRSSKSESLRSLQSSYEQESPSAGRRRRVRFELPNEDAMDQQVKDELLALVEAKHAGVAYIMGHSYIKARRSSNFVKKFAIDVAYSFLRKNCRGPSVSLHIPHISLIEVGMIYYV, from the exons ATGGACGCcgaggccggcgccgccgccgcccagcaGCTTCCG TGGAGGCAGCACTACAGGAATCTACTACTGCTAGCATACCAGAGCTTCGGTGTTGTTTATGGGGACCTAAGCACATCACCTCTGTATGTGTATAAAAGTACATTCTCAGGAAGGCTCCGGCAGTACCAAGATGAACAGACAGTATATGGTGTACTTTCCCTGATATTTTGGACCTTCACACTTGTTCCTTTGCTCAAGTATGTCATTATCGTATTGAGCGCTGATGACAATGGCGAAG GTGGGCCATTTGCTCTGTATTCGCTCCTCTGCAGGCATGCAAAGCTTAGCTTGATTCCGAATCAACAAGCAGCGGATGAGGAGTTATCTACATACTACAGAGATGGGTTCGCAGCTCAGCATGAATCTTCACCCTGGCTAAGAAGGTTTCTAGAGAAGCACAAAATTGTCAAAACTGGACTTCTTGTTGTAGTTCTCTGTGCTGCTAGCATGGTGATCGGTGATGGTGTCCTTACTCCAGCAATCTCAG TCCTGTCATCTATGTCTGGGCTGCAAGTTCGAGCTACTGGTTTACAGGAAC GTTCTGTGGTGCTTCTTTCATGCATTGTATTGGTTGGTTTATTTTCCTTGCAACACCGAGGTACTCAGAAGGTAGCATTCATGTTCGCACCAATTGTCATCATCTGGCTCTTTTGCATTGGTGGAATTGGATTGTACAACATAGTTCATTGGAACCCAAACATATACCAAGCAATCTCTCCATATTACATTGTTAAGTTCTTTAGGACAACCGGTACAGATGGCTGGATTGCTCTAGGAGGAATACTACTTTCTATGACAG GCAGTGAAGCTATGTTTGCTGACCTCGGTCATTTTACAAGTGCATCTGTCAGG CTAGCTTTTATTACCATCATATATCCATGTCTTATATTGCAATATATGGGCCAAGCAGCATTTTTATCAAAGAACATGTTTCACACGCGCACAAGTTTTTATGACTCCATCCCAG GACCTGTATTTTGGCCTGTATTTGTGGTGGCCACTCTTGCTGCAGTTGTTGGAAGCCAGGCTGTCATTTCAGCAACATTCTCTATTGTAAAGCAATGCCATGCTTTGGGATGTTTCCCACGAGTGAAGATTGTTCACACATCGAGGTGGATCCATGGGCAGATATACATTCCTGAAATAAATTGGATCCTTATGGTGCTATGTGTAGCTGTCACAGTTGCATTCGGTGATACAACCCTTATCGGAAATGCCTATG GTATTGCTTGCATGACTGTTATGCTTGTTACAACATTCTTGATGTCATTTATCGTCATCTTTGTTTGGCAAAAGAACATAATATTTGCCTTGTTGTTTCTATTATTCTTCGGATCCATTGAAACCGTGTATCTTTCCTCATCCCTCATGAAGGTTCATCAGGGAGGATGGGTGCCTCTTGTGCTTGCTTTCATATTCATGTCTGTCATGTTCGTTTGGCACTATGGAACAAAGAAGAAGTACCAGTTTGATCTTCAGAACAAAGTGTCAATGAGATCAATCCTGTCTCTAGGTCCAAACCTCGGCATAGTTCGGGTTCCGGGAATTGGACTGATTTACACAGAACTGGTGACTGGTGTGCCTGCCGTCTTCACACATTTTGTCACTAATCTCCCTGCCTTTCATGAAGTCCTAGTGTTTCTTTGTGTTAAGTCAGTACCAGTGCCGTATGTTCAACCAGATGAGCGATACCTTGTTGGTAGGATTGGACCTAAAGCGTATCGGATGTACCGTTGCATTGTCAGGTACGGTTACAAGGATGTGCAGAGAGATGATGAAAATTTTGAGAACATGTTAGTTATGAGCATTGCAAGGTTCATTATGATGGAAGCTGAGGATGTCTCGTCTTCAGCAAGTTATGATATTGCTAACGAGGGAAGAATGGCTGTGATAAGAACCACCGACGATGCTGGCACCCCACTGGGCATGAGAGATCTGGGTGGCCTAGCTGAGTCCATTTCTACCACGAGGAGCAGCAAATCCGAGAGCCTTCGAAGCTTGCAGTCCTCTTATGAGCAGGAATCACCGAGTGCAGGCCGGAGGCGCCGTGTTCGCTTCGAGCTGCCAAATGAGGACGCTATGGATCAGCAGGTGAAAGATGAGTTATTGGCACTCGTGGAGGCGAAACACGCaggggttgcgtatatcatgggCCATTCTTACATCAAAGCTAGGAGGAGCTCCAATTTCGTGAAGAAGTTTGCGATCGATGTTGCCTACTCTTTCCTCCGGAAGAACTGCAGAGGCCCATCAGTCTCACTGCATATCCCTCATATTAGTCTGATAGAAGTTGGTATGATCTACTATGTGTAG